A part of Phoenix dactylifera cultivar Barhee BC4 chromosome 2, palm_55x_up_171113_PBpolish2nd_filt_p, whole genome shotgun sequence genomic DNA contains:
- the LOC103701583 gene encoding pentatricopeptide repeat-containing protein At3g57430, chloroplastic — translation MSSAIPISLTSPATPPPRPSPQTQTPSFPKIPPPPPPPVLTAASTATSQADRTTAASWIETLRSHARSNAFRSALSCYVDMTSAGVPPDHFAFPAALKAAAGLHDLPVGCQIHAAVIKCGYQSSPVTVANTLITMYARCGDISSAFKVFDRIAERDQVSWNSMIAALCMFEEWEVALEAFRLMLEERIEPSSFTLVSIALACSNLTRLDGLRLGKQLHGFGLRNGFYSDGKRFTYNALIGMYAKLGRVGDAVALFERFDDRDVVSWNTMISALVQNDRFPEAMAVFHRMVASGIKPDGVTLSSVLPACSHMDMLDTGREIHAYATRNDNLFENTFVASALVDMYCNFGQVGKGRIVFDGIAERRLGLWNAMISGYAQNLLDDEALQLFVEMEVVAGLYPNETTMASILPACVRSEAFPRKEDIHGYAVKRGMECDKFVQNALMDMYSRVGKMEVSRKIFDGMEVRDVVSWNTMIAGYIICGRYTEAFDLVIGMQSMRNSVDEHIKPNNITLMTILPACGSLAALAKGKEIHGYSIRHALDSDIAVGSALVDMYAKSGCLSWSRAVFDRMLRRNVVTWNVLIMAYGMHGLGHDAMMLFEQMVAKGEAKPNEVTFIAALAACSHAGMVSRGLELFHRMKEDHDVEPTPDHYASVVDLLGRSGQLEEAYHLITTMEPGPQQAGAWTSLLGACRIKQNVKLGAIAAEHLFELEPDVASHYVLLSNIYAAAGLWEKSSEVRKKMKLMGVRKEPGCSWIEVGDEVHRFMAGDSLHPQSRQLYSFLETLWDRMRKEGYKPDTSCVLHDVEEEEKEVLLCGHSEKLAIAFGILNTPPGSTIRVAKNLRVCNDCHEATKFISKLVGRQIVLRDMRRFHHFRDGICSCGDYW, via the coding sequence ATGTCCTCCGCCATCCCCATCTCTCTGACCTCCCCCGCCACTCCCCCTCCCCGTCCTTCTCCCCAGACCCAGACCCCCTCCTTCCCGAAGATCCCTCCTCCACCCCCTCCCCCTGTCCTCACCGCCGCATCCACCGCCACTTCCCAGGCCGACCGCACCACCGCGGCCTCATGGATCGAGACCCTCCGCTCCCACGCCCGCTCCAACGCCTTCCGCTCCGCCCTCTCCTGTTACGTCGATATGACCTCCGCCGGCGTCCCCCCCGACCACTTTGCCTTCCCCGCTGCCCTAAAAGCTGCCGCCGGCCTCCACGACCTCCCCGTCGGCTGCCAGATCCACGCCGCCGTCATCAAATGCGGCTACCAGTCCTCTCCCGTCACCGTCGCCAACACCCTTATCACCATGTATGCCCGGTGCGGGGATATCTCGAGCGCCTTCAAGGTGTTCGATAGAATCGCCGAGAGGGACCAGGTCTCCTGGAACTCGATGATTGCAGCGCTCTGCATGTTTGAAGAGTGGGAGGTCGCGCTCGAGGCCTTTCGGCTGATGCTGGAGGAGCgcatcgagccgagctcgttcaCTCTCGTAAGTATCGCTCTTGCCTGCTCGAACCTGACTAGGCTCGATGGGCTGCGGCTCGGGAAGCAACTCCATGGATTTGGTCTGCGAAATGGTTTCTATTCCGATGGAAAGCGATTCACCTACAATGCTTTAATAGGAATGTATGCCAAACTGGGAAGGGTTGGCGACGCCGTCGCACTTTTTGAGCGGTTCGATGACCGCGACGTCGTCTCATGGAATACGATGATCAGTGCTCTCGTGCAGAATGATCGATTTCCGGAGGCCATGGCTGTTTTCCATCGTATGGTGGCCTCGGGAATCAAACCAGATGGAGTCACGCTTTCAAGCGTTCTCCCTGCTTGCTCCCACATGGATATGTTGGACACGGGGAGGGAGATCCATGCATATGCCACAAGGAACGACAACCTGTTCGAGAATACATTTGTAGCCAGTGCCTTGGTTGACATGTACTGTAATTTTGGTCAGGTGGGGAAGGGCCGGATAGTTTTCGATGGGATCGCAGAGAGGAGGCTTGGCCTTTGGAATGCTATGATTTCAGGTTATGCTCAAAATTTGCTGGATGACGAGGCCCTGCAGCTGTTTGTCGAGATGGAGGTGGTTGCAGGGTTATATCCGAATGAGACCACAATGGCAAGTATTCTTCCTGCCTGCGTGCGGTCCGAAGCATTCCCTCGGAAGGAAGACATACATGGTTATGCTGTCAAGAGAGGTATGGAATGCGATAAGTTCGTGCAGAATGCGCTGATGGACATGTACTCCAgagtggggaagatggaggtttCTCGAAAGATCTTTGATGGTATGGAGGTGAGAGATGTGGTATCTTGGAACACCATGATAGCTGGTTACATCATTTGTGGTCGTTACACCGAGGCATTTGATCTGGTGATTGGAATGCAGAGTATGAGGAATTCAGTTGATGAACATATCAAACCTAATAATATCACTCTCATGACCATTCTGCCTGCTTGTGGTTCTCTGGCAGCATTGGCAAAGGGGAAAGAGATCCATGGCTATTCCATTCGGCATGCATTAGATTCAGATATTGCAGTGGGGAGTGCTTTGGTGGACATGTATGCAAAAAGTGGTTGCTTAAGCTGGTCGAGAGCAGTCTTCGACAGGATGCTGAGACGCAATGTGGTCACCTGGAACGTTCTCATCATGGCTTATGGAATGCATGGGCTAGGACATGATGCGATGATGCTATTTGAACAAATGGTAGCCAAAGGGGAAGCCAAGCCCAATGAGGTGACATTCATTGCTGCCCTGGCAGCTTGTAGCCATGCAGGGATGGTTAGCCGAGGCCTGGAGCTGTTCCATAGGATGAAAGAGGATCATGACGTCGAACCCACACCGGACCACTATGCTAGTGTCGTCGATTTGCTTGGTCGGTCAGGGCAATTAGAGGAAGCATACCATCTCATAACCACAATGGAGCCCGGGCCACAGCAAGCAGGGGCATGGACTAGCTTGTTAGGTGCCTGTCGCATTAAGCAGAATGTTAAACTTGGAGCAATTGCTGCCGAGCATCTGTTTGAACTAGAGCCAGATGTGGCCAGTCACTACGTTCTCCTTTCCAACATCTATGCAGCAGCTGGGCTTTGGGAGAAGTCGTCGGAGGTGAGAAAGAAAATGAAGCTGATGGGGGTGAGGAAAGAACCAGGTTGCAGTTGGATTGAAGTTGGGGACGAGGTTCATAGATTCATGGCTGGGGATTCATTGCACCCACAAAGCCGGCAGCTCTATTCATTCCTTGAAACTCTCTGGGACAGAATGAGGAAGGAAGGGTACAAACCAGACACGTCTTGTGTGCTGCATGATgtcgaggaggaggagaaggaagtcCTGCTCTGTGGCCACAGCGAGAAGTTGGCCATAGCATTCGGCATACTGAACACTCCTCCAGGTTCAACTATTAGAGTTGCCAAGAACCTGAGGGTGTGCAATGACTGCCATGAAGCCACCAAATTTATTTCAAAGCTTGTGGGAAGGCAGATCGTTCTAAGAGATATGAGGAGGTTCCACCATTTTAGAGATGGAATTTGTTCTTGCGGAGACTATTGGTGA